One window of Scheffersomyces stipitis CBS 6054 chromosome 1, whole genome shotgun sequence genomic DNA carries:
- the NAN1 gene encoding Nucleolar protin NAN1 (U3 small nucleolar RNA-associated protein 17) (U3 snoRNA-associated protein 17), translated as MSSLSSWTCSMATGGRPAFLANSSAGSSVFSGDGRFNIVALSHQLRVYFISTRRCVRSIDVDLSDMCDLKLDPSNGSNVLIFHSSGAISTINWKDKVMEPILSTTNLQVEYPLLSVLAVSKDAYYVVLGKKDKKSGISPHTRYIHRIEKATLNSTNLADIHNSIKYAVSIDSTKLAFVTSDHDIVLIDLVEIFRNDQTEVESESENRTQVSTETIKFPFKSAITSVAVSNDSTVALGTSAGAIQILYGGLASEKPQRLLKWHIDQVRSLHFTPDNNYLLSGGLEKVLVFWQLETDKTQFLPRLNGTIDKISIDYNKSDYYTLLLNSVSEEENNYEILVVSSVDLVSRLSVNTIRPKFSNNVKTTLAKTKKKYIKAETNFDKSKLRHDYSSVFEVHPKTKNLYFPNESIIQAYDLVKNEQSFIQNAAPTLPTGKVRSETKLLDPSISLLSFTNDGEWMCTFDSVSTSEIDNLLSKDDKQYALKFWKFVESNTGNKIESANSSSNKTGYWELSTKIIDPHGNLNPILAICAAPSSYFNGQAILTVDNKGGLRIWRPSVPKEIYQTIGKNGARSQQTAWTLRKSRPSGALTAEAVAVCWSEDSSVIFLGHESTVLAINSKTFEELPESVFKVPTLSGSRIRSLSIVDNNLIVLSKTRISSFNLLTGEFNELVAKVNTTYGGKHTIAVDIINKLICLAVNYYNDEGDFEINSKVLIFKPNQLKPLYSHTHKQGISSIRYYNSSFVFVDLNSRIGIIQPTSNSPISLANNDDDLAKDMNNMLINAQATADLINNRSLNTNTNSNVSSSQDIDESYEFNRVIDLNTFQPLFEKSDSASVETLFDLIVKVLK; from the exons ATGTCTTCGTTATCTTCGTGGACGTGCTCCATGGCTACGGGAGGTAGACCTGCCTTTCTTGCCAATTCCAGTGCTGGCTCCAGTGTATTTCTGGGAGATGGCCGGTTCAATATTGTAGCATTATCACATCAACTCCGAGTCTACTTTATTTCCACCAGAAGATGTGTACGCAGCATCGATGTTGATCTTCTGGATATGTGTGATCTCAAGTTGGATCCATCGAACGGCAGTAATGTGCTTATTTTCCATAGTCTGGGTGCAATTTCTACTATCAACTGGAAAGACAAAGTAATGGAACCTATACTATCAACCACTAATTTGCAGGTTGAATATCCCCTTTTGTCTGTGTTGGCAGTACTGAAGGATGCCTACTATGTAGTTTTGGGCAAAAAGGACAAGAAATCGGGAATTTCACCTCATACTCGTTACATTCACAGAATAGAGAAAGCCACTTTGAACTCAACTAATTTGGCCGATATCCACAACAGCATAAAGTATGCCGTTTCCATAGATAGTACTAAGTTAGCCTTTGTGACATCTGATCACGATATCGTGTTGATTGACTTAGTAGAGATTTTTAGAAATGACCAAACTGAAGTCGAATCTGAGTCAGAGAACCGAACTCAAGTTTCTACAGAGACGATTAAGTTCCCGTTCAAGTCCGCTATAACCTCCGTGGCGGTTTCTAATGACTCTACTGTTGCCCTTGGGACATCTGCGGGTGCTATCCAGATTCTCTACGGGGGATTGGCTAGCGAGAAGCCACAGCGTTTGTTGAAATGGCACATTGATCAAGTAAGATCTTTGCATTTTACTCCAGATAACAATTATTTGCTTTCTGGGGGTCTTGAAAAGGTGTTGGTATTTTGGCAGTTGGAAACAGACAAGACACAATTCTTGCCCAGATTGAACGGTACCATAGACAAAATATCCATTGACTATAACAAAAGTGACTACTATACCTTGTTATTGAAT TCTGTTtcggaagaagaaaacaactACGAGATCTTGGTAGTTTCGTCAGTAGACTTGGTATCGAGATTGTCAGTGAATACCATCAGACCAAAATTCTCCAACAACGTGAAGACGACGTTGGCtaaaaccaagaagaagtacatCAAGGCTGAGACCAATTTcgacaagtccaagttgagaCATGACTACTCTTCTGTCTTCGAAGTGCATCCCAAGACCAAGAATCTCTATTTCCCTAATGAATCCATCATCCAGGCTTACGACTTGGTCAAGAACGAGCAGTCTTTCATTCAGAACGCTGCTCCTACTTTACCCACTGGTAAGGTTAGATCCGAGACCAAGCTCTTAGATCCTCTGATCTCGTTGCTTTCTTTCACAAACGACGGTGAGTGGATGTGCACCTTTGATAGTGTTTCTACTTCAGAAATAGATAACTTGTTATCCAAAGACGATAAGCAATATGCATTaaaattctggaaattcGTCGAGTCTAATACCGGCAACAAAATCGAATCTGCAAACTCGTCGTCCAACAAGACTGGCTATTGGGAGTTGTCTACCAAGATCATCGACCCTCACGGGAACTTGAATCCGATCTTGGCCATATGCGCAGCTCCAAGCTCCTACTTTAATGGACAGGCTATCTTGACTGTAGACAATAAGGGTGGATTAAGAATATGGAGACCTAGTGTACCCAAGGAGATCTACCAAACTATAGGTAAAAATGGAGCCAGAAGCCAGCAGACCGCTTGGACTTTGAGGAAATCTAGACCCAGCGGAGCCCTTACAGCTGAAGCTGTTGCTGTGTGCTGGTCTGAAGATAGCTCTGTTATTTTCTTGGGTCATGAAAGCACGGTTCTTGCTATTAATTCGAAGACTTTTGAGGAGTTACCTGAATCAGTTTTCAAGGTCCCAACGTTGTCGGGGTCTAGAATCAGATCTTTGTCTATTGTAGACAATAACTTGATTGTGTTATCAAAGACCAGAATATCGTCTTTCAATTTGCTTACTGGCGAGTTCAACGAGTTGGTCGCAAAGGTCAATACCACCTATGGAGGAAAGCATACGATCGCTGTAGATattatcaacaagttgatttGTTTGGCAGTTAACTACTACAACGACGAAGGTGAttttgaaatcaactcGAAggttttgattttcaaacCAAACCAATTGAAGCCATTATACTCTCACACTCACAAGCAGGGTATTTCGTCTATCCGCTACTACAACTCGTCGTTCGTCTTTGTAGACTTGAACTCCAGAATTGGCATAATTCAACCAACCTCGAACTCGCCTATTCTGTTAGCTAACAACGATGATGACTTGGCTAAGGATATGAACAACATGTTGATAAACGCTCAAGCCACTGCTGACTTGATCAATAACAGAAGCCTCAATACTAATACTAACTCTAATGTGTCGTCCTCGCAAGATATTGACGAAAGTTACGAGTTTAATAGAGTTATAGACCTCAATACCTTCCAGCCCCTCTTCGAAAAATCTGATAGTGCTTCTGTGGAGACTTTGTTCGATCTTATTGTCAAAGTCCTCAAGTAG
- the RPB10 gene encoding DNA-directed RNA Polymerase II subunit L → MIIPIRCFSCGKVVGDKWETYLEYLQDESMTEGDALDKLKLKRYCCRRMVLTHVDLIEKFLRYNPLEKKEIN, encoded by the coding sequence ATGATCATTCCTATTCGTTGTTTCTCGTGCGGCAAGGTTGTTGGAGACAAGTGGGAAACCTACTTGGAATATTTGCAGGACGAATCCATGACCGAAGGAGATGCtttggacaagttgaagttgaagagataCTGCTGTAGAAGAATGGTGTTGACCCATGTTGATTTGATCGAGAAGTTCTTGCGTTACAATCcgttggaaaagaaggagatTAATTAG
- the CPS1 gene encoding Gly-X carboxypeptidase (Carboxypeptidase S precursor (YSCS) (GLY-X carboxypeptidase)), with amino-acid sequence MVALPLDNYNTTTPLWKRKSVGAIGAIVALLLVLLTTDLYSHLKVALLPLDTSDSLCPLYEPIFPKSFSVDNSTVLDILYGEDFRNASIAKLAGAIQVDTQIFDNQPDVPDSPETWAKFKKFHKYLEKTFPIVYKNLQVEKVNTYGLVYFWKGSDDSLKPLMLTAHQDVVPVQQDTLKDWTYPPFEGHYDGEFIYGRGAADCKNVLISILETIELLLKKGYQPQRSVIAAFGFDEEASGVVGAAKIGQYLEKTYGNDSVYAIIDEGPGLLLDPLTKTILAAPGTGEKGYIDIDVELTTPGGHSSVPPDHTSIGIIGELTYLIEKDPYSPLLTSKNPILSYMQCAALHDPYDNIPRYLKGAILRAAHDRFANSRVVKTMQQSKLMKYLVQTSQAIDIVKGGEKANALPEHVKLLVNHRVNIDSSLEEVKHRFVSRVVEVAKRHNLAVEAFGELVLDTKNNSGVFVLNSQTPLDIAPVTPLNDNVWKYLAGVTRHVFEDLVFPDIEYPIVTSPSIMTGNTDTRHYWNLTRNIFRYSPLFTSDMIHDTNIHSVDEKLKFDTHLQLTAFFYEYIQAVDTAEADNEN; translated from the coding sequence ATGGTAGCTTTGCCTTTGGACAATTACAACACAACAACGCCCTTGTGGAAGAGAAAATCGGTAGGTGCAATCGGAGCGATTGTGGCTCTCTTATTGGTTCTTTTAACTACTGACCTCTACAGCCACCTCAAGGTTGCGCTTCTTCCTTTAGATACCTCGGACTCGTTGTGTCCCTTGTATGAGCCTATTTTCCCGAAGTCGTTTTCTGTGGACAATTCGACTGTTCTCGACATTTTGTATGGAGAAGACTTTAGAAATGCATCTATTGCCAAGTTGGCAGGAGCCATTCAAGTAGATACACAAATCTTTGACAACCAGCCAGATGTGCCAGACTCGCCAGAGACATGGgcaaaattcaagaagttccacaaatacttggaaaagacgTTTCCTATCGTCTACAAGAACTTGCAAGTTGAAAAAGTCAACACCTACGGTTTGGTCTACTTCTGGAAAGGTTCTGACGATAGCTTGAAACCTTTGATGTTAACTGCTCACCAAGACGTGGTTCCAGTTCAGCAGGATACACTTAAAGATTGGACTTATCCTCCATTTGAGGGCCATTACGACGGTGAATTCATTTATGGAAGAGGTGCTGCGGACTGTAAGAATGTGTTGATCTCCATCTTGGAGACGATagaattgttgttgaagaagggCTACCAGCCACAGAGGTCGGTTATCGCTGCATTTGgctttgatgaagaagcatCAGGTGTGGTTGGTGCTGCTAAGATTGGTCagtacttggaaaagactTATGGTAACGACTCTGTGTATGCCATTATCGATGAGGGTCCAGGCTTGTTGCTTGACCCTCTCACCAAGACCATATTGGCTGCTCCTGGTACTGGAGAAAAGGGCTATATCGACATTGACGTTGAATTGACTACCCCTGGTGGCCATTCTTCCGTTCCTCCTGACCATACCTCCATTGGTATCATTGGAGAGTTAACCTATTTGATAGAAAAGGATCCTTACTCTCCACTCTTGACTTCCAAGAATCCAATCTTGAGCTACATGCAATGTGCAGCTCTTCACGACCCTTATGACAACATCCCTAGGTACTTGAAGGGTGCGATCTTGAGAGCTGCTCACGATAGATTTGCAAATTCTCGTGTGGTCAAGACAATGCAACAAAGCAAGCTCATGAAGTACTTAGTACAAACGTCTCAGGCTATAGATATTGTGAAAGGCGGGGAAAAGGCAAATGCCTTGCCTGAGCAcgtcaagttgttggtcAATCACAGAGTCAATATCGACtcttctcttgaagaagtcaaacaTCGTTTCGTTTCCAGAGTCGTAGAAGTCGCAAAAAGACATAACTTGGCTGTAGAAGCTTTTGGTGAGTTGGTTCTTGACACCAAGAATAACTCTGGTGTGTTTGTACTCAATTCTCAAACTCCGTTGGATATTGCTCCAGTAACTCCTTTGAATGACAACGTGTGGAAATATCTTGCAGGTGTTACCAGACATGTCTTTGAAGACTTGGTGTTCCCTGATATCGAGTATCCAATTGTCACTTCTCCTTCTATAATGACTGGAAACACTGATACCAGGCACTACTGGAACTTGACGAGAAACATCTTTAGATACTCACCTCTTTTTACCAGCGATATGATCCATGACACTAACATTCATAGTGTGgatgagaagttgaagtttgacACTCACTTGCAGTTGACGGCATTTTTTTACGAGTACATCCAAGCCGTGGATACTGCCGAGGCTGATAATGAGAACTAG